From the genome of Lotus japonicus ecotype B-129 chromosome 6, LjGifu_v1.2, one region includes:
- the LOC130726547 gene encoding protein LIGHT-DEPENDENT SHORT HYPOCOTYLS 5-like, giving the protein MESASGGATAPAPAPSEGQSTVPSAIPAATAPPPPEGSSPAPPSRYESQKRRDWNTFLQYLQNHKPPLTLARCSGANVIEFLKYLDQFGKTKVHVSGCPYFGHPNPPAPCACPLKQAWGSLDALIGRLRAAYEENGGRPESNPFGTRAVRIYLKEVREGQAKARGIPYEKKKRKRSAVTAAGSSSGGGGGYNDSCPVSVANSGGAAGGGTGDTTTVGGDSSASLTSTTSVATSTVS; this is encoded by the coding sequence ATGGAATCAGCATCAGGAGGAGCAACCGCACCCGCACCTGCACCTTCAGAGGGACAATCAACCGTACCTTCTGCTATACCGGCAGccaccgcaccaccaccacctgagGGATCATCGCCGGCGCCACCGAGCCGTTACGAGTCGCAGAAGCGGCGAGACTGGAACACGTTCCTGCAGTACCTGCAGAATCACAAGCCGCCATTGACACTGGCTCGATGCAGTGGCGCGAACGTGATTGAGTTTTTGAAGTACCTTGATCAGTTTGGGAAGACGAAGGTGCACGTGTCCGGGTGTCCGTACTTCGGGCACCCAAACCCTCCGGCTCCCTGCGCCTGCCCGCTTAAGCAGGCGTGGGGCAGCCTTGACGCGCTGATCGGACGGCTCAGGGCGGCCTATGAGGAGAACGGAGGTCGCCCTGAGTCGAACCCGTTCGGCACGAGGGCAGTGAGGATTTACCTTAAGGAGGTTAGGGAAGGACAGGCTAAAGCTAGAGGGATTCCTTATGAGAAGAAGAAGCGAAAGAGGTCAGCCGTAACCGCAGCGGGGAGTagtagtggcggtggtggtggttatAATGATAGCTGTCCAGTTTCTGTTGCAAATAGTGGCGGTGCTGCTGGTGGTGGAACAGGTGACACCACCACTGTTGGTGGCGATTCTAGTGCTAGTCTAACTTCTACAACTAGTGTTGCTACTAGCACAGTATcgtaa